A genomic window from Coffea eugenioides isolate CCC68of unplaced genomic scaffold, Ceug_1.0 ScVebR1_3126;HRSCAF=4279, whole genome shotgun sequence includes:
- the LOC113757548 gene encoding uncharacterized protein LOC113757548, which yields MPSSSRTGELIYDPEVEKVARRRRQETKRRKEGHSFIANESVEYEVSMANTQTLRELAAPELTHQPLCITFPTLAENTAFELKSGLIHLLPSFHGFSGEEPHKHVKEFEVVCSSMKPPGVTEEQIRLRTFPFSLKDAAKDWLYYLPAGSITTWAQLKKKFLEKFFPAFRAASLRKEICNIKQYPGESLYEYWERFNKLCTRCPHHQISEQLLIQYFYKGLQSTDRSIIDAASGGALANRTPKEAWELIEAMAENSQQFGFRESNPPRRVNEVETSSIQQQLSELTSVVRQLAMRDTPQAKVCGICTSMDHCTDTCPILQEDGAEQVNMAGGVPAPLRQYDPYSNTYNPGWRDHPNFSYGNRPQNSLSNRPPGFQQPWQPKPQPLSSNTGSSLEDIVKSLATTTSQIQQETR from the coding sequence ATGCCTAgttcttctcgcacaggtgaattGATATACGACCCTGAGGTTGAGAAGGTAGCGCGTAGGCGGaggcaagagaccaagagaCGAAAAGAAGGGCACTCGTTTATTGCAAACGAGTCAGTAGAATATGAAGTAAGCATGGCCAACACTCAAACATTAAGGGAGCTGGCTGCCCCGGAGCTAACTCATCAGCCCTTATGCATCACATTCCCCACTTTGGCTGAGAATACTGCTTTCGAACTGAAGTCGGGGTTGATTCACCTCTTACCTTCTTTCCATGGTTTCTCTGGTGAAGAACCCCACAAACATGTCAAGGAATTCGAGGTGGTTTGCTCTAGTATGAAACCTCCTGGGGTCACTGAGGAGCAGATAAGACTTAGAACTTTCCCCttctctctcaaggatgcaGCAAAAGATTGGCTATACTACCTACCAGCGGGTAGTATTACCACATGGgcacagttgaaaaagaaatttttggaaaaattcttccctgcatTCCGGGCTGCGAGTTTGAGGAAGGAGATCTGCAACATTAAACAGTATCCCGGTGAGTCCTTGTATGAATACTGGGAAAGGTTTaacaagttgtgcactagatgcccgcatcatcaaattagtgaacaactgttAATCCAATACTTCTATAAAGGGCTCCAATCAACCGATAGGAGTATCATTGACGCTGCGAGTGGGGGAGCACTGGCAAACAGGACACCGAAGGAAGCGTGGGAGCTTATCGAAGCCATGGCAGAGAACTCCCAGCAATTTGGCTTCCGTGAGAGCAACCCTCCCCGTAGAGTCAACGAGGTAGAGACTTCATCCATACAGCAGCAACTGTCAGAGTTGACGTCTGTTGTTAGGCAATTAGCCATGAGAGACACGCCGCAAGCAAAGGTGTGTGGAATCTGCACTAGCATGGACCACTGCACGGACACGTGCCCCATTTTACAAGAGGACGGGGCGGAACAGGTAAACATGGCCGGAGGTGTGCCCGCACCCCTCAGGCAGTATGACCCGTACTCCAACACATACAACCCCGGTTGGAGAGACCATCCCAATTTCAGTTATGGAAACCGACCGCAAAATTCACTCTCCAATCGTCCACCAGGGTTTCAGCAACCATGGCAACCGAAACCCCAACCTTTATCCTCCAACACAGGGAGTTCTTTGGAGGATATTGTCAAAAGTCTGGCTACTACTACCTCCCAGATCCAGCAAGAGACAAGATAG